The following is a genomic window from Aythya fuligula isolate bAytFul2 chromosome 7, bAytFul2.pri, whole genome shotgun sequence.
ACCCAACACTGGCTTTTCATCTGTATAAGCAGTATGACATGTAGCGACACATTTGTCAATGAATTTTCTGATGCATGTCATTTCTACCTGCAGAGAAAgcccagaaaaacaaatcagtgaTGATGAAGGTATTCAACTCCGAACTAATAAGGTATGTGGCATCTCAATTTATGTCTAAGGCTGAAATCCCAGAACAGACTGTGTAAGAGAGtagacaaataaatgaaatatttctcttaagAGTATTGTCTTTGCAGAATTGTATAAAATGCTGTCTtcacaggcagaagaaaaggataATGTTGTTTCTGAGCATTGATATTCAGTCAGCATGATGTCACTGAGACTTGATACTTGCAGCTTTTGCCTCCTGTTTCTGACTTGGAACTGCTATTCCAGGACAGCAGGCAGGGTAGCCCAGCAGTGGCACAGAGAGGTGAGCTTAAAAGGTACTGGGACTACAGCACCTATCTAACAACCTCCTGGATTTTAGGCATTCAGGAGCTGTGGTATTGGTTTTAATGAGAACTAGCTTAACCATAAGAGACGTTACCAAGTTTGGCCTTGAGTTTTTTTCTTAGTGGCATGAGTTAAAAGGTAATGCAGTGGGATTGCAAAGATGCATAACCTGTATTTGATACAAGGCAAAGGTTAAATCATTTACAAAAGGTATCTTCTTATCTAAAATGCAAGCTTTTAACTTAATTCCCTGTTTTTCATAGTTTATAATATGACCATCAGACTGTGCTGAAAATTTGTATGGAATGTTTTATACTGGGAGCAGCTTTATTTCCACAATTTGAAAAGAACCCATTGAGCTGTATGAAGatacagaaatgtaattttaaaaaactgtttatCAGACACTGGCACTTTTCCTGCTTGTGTAATTCAAAAAGGATCTCAgtaaagaaaattgaatttggCAATCCATTAATACAGATTTGATGTTCTCTCTGTTCATCTCTTGATGTCTCACccctttcagaaaaatgaaaataactcaTGGTAAAAGAGTGGCTGCTCCCTCATATTTGTCCACCATATTGACAATTATTAAAACCCTGGAAAAGCTACCGAAGCTCTGCTGACTCATGGTGTCAGTGAAATTACTTGTTAACCTTATGacaaaggcagaggaagaagagaagacagaatAGGAAAAGCCAGAGAACTGGCAAAGTTTGGGGAGAAAGCTCAGACTGAGCTCAGACTGAGCTGGTATACTAGCACCAACTAAGTAGCACCGACTGCTCTTGAGAAAGAATTTGCATGTTGTTTGAAGCTTTATGTGCTGCATTTGAACCAGGTGAAGATTCAGACTTAATTTCACCCAGTTTAGGAACCTGAGCCATTTCAATAAGGAGCTTACTTGTCACAGGCATCCTCTACTGTCAACAGGGAGAGAGTGGCAGTTCCAGGAGACAAATTGGCTTACTGAAGGTCTGAACTGTCTTCCAAAGAAGCCTGTCCTGCTCCATCGAGTACACAGAGACCCCAAGGCAGTCATGGAAAACCTGTAACAGGCACACCAGGACAGGCACGTGACACTCCTGTCAGCAGAACAGCTCCCCAGACAATCACAGTGCCCACTGCAATCTGCAGCTTGTTTCTGGCTCCTCAACCCTACAGATCAGATTTAATAGCTAAAGACACGCTGTAGTTGAGAATGGGAGAGCGTGACGAATTAATGGAGGGATTAACCCTTTCCATCTCCACAAACCTGACCCACAGGGCAGAATTTACATACAATGTGGCTTGATACAGGTAAGTATTTTTGACTCATGATATAAAAAGCATTCACAGTTATTAGCCAGGGGCAACTGTTCTCCTAATTTAGGCACTACAGGTGGGAGCATTAATTCTAGTGGGATTGCTCTAAGCCTGAAGTCATTCGCAGATTAAGTACTGGGCAACAATGGCATTTTAAAGCACGGAAAAAATCAGGTTTCACCTCATTTTACATTCTTCAATGCTCACAGCAGTGAATAATACAGTATAATCCAAAGCACATTACTCCAAGGGGTAAGGATCCTGCCTCACAGAGGAAGAGCATTTCTTAGAGCTGTCTGGTTGCATTTGAGGGAGTGTAATCTGTACTATTCTAACGAGCAGCACCCTTCTCTTCAGGCTTCTGCCTCTTCTTGCACTGCACAGAGCCATGACTTTACACTTCCCCACCATCATCTCTGATCACATATTTCTTGGTGAAGGAAGACTGCTAGTGGGGTGCATTTACTATAATGCCACCTTAACGCTGTTCTGCCCAGTTAAGAGGATGTGTCCTCCCTCTACAGCACACAGcgaaaaagggaagagaaaaggaaagagaaaaaggctcTTTGTGATATCTAAGAACTGTCCAGAGTCACACATCTAAAAGAACTCTGTATATTTTACCTTCACATAAAATCCTGCTCATGACAGAAGTCACAGTAAAAACAATTCACCTAATTAAAGTACCACATGAAGCTGCTTAGTCCTCATATTGTAAGGATTACGGAAGCCTGTGTTTGAAACGCGCAGTGTTATGGAACAAAGTGACAGCAAGTTGGGAAATAAATGAACACAATAGTCTCTTCTAACCTCCTGGCATTATGCCttttaacagaagagaaagaagtaaaaaggcaaaatgtcaGCTCcgaaacatttttcatgttgtaAAATATAGTGTTCCCACTGAAATGCTTGGTAAGAGGCACACTGAGGAACTGATACctgaactgggaaaaaaaaaaaaaaataaataagtgaattaTAGCAAAAAGGTCATGTGAGCACATctaatgcaaagagaaaaaaaaaaaaaaaaaaaaaaaacaacaaccacccTTAGGACTGAAAATTTGTATCTATGTCCTACAAATGTCACGCTAGCCCTTCAGACAAAAGTCTCAGCAGCGCATACAGAGCTATTAAGTTCAAGGATGAAAACAGCTTTCACACGCAGCAAAAGAGACTAAGAGGATTTGGATATTTCAGCACACCTCGCTAGTTTACGCTGAAGCTGACCAGTCTGCTCCTATTAGTCACTCAGAACAATCACTCTTTTCCCAGCAGAGCTTACTCATTTGCAAGATAAAAGGAAGACATTTCTGCACATGCCCATAATATTCTTCACCACTGGGGGCAGCTTTACATAAGACTGCattcactgaaaccaaagcaaCAGTCAGACGGAGCTTTCAGAATGACAGTACGCAGAAGTGAGCAGAGCTTGTTCATTGTACGGGCTTATTCCACCTTCTTTGCTACAAAGCAGCTTCCTAGCCGGATCGGGTACTAAGTAAGGGAACTGCTGTGCTATGGAATACAGATGTGTGAATTCAGATAGCTAAACGGTGCTTGGAGGAATCTAACATGCTTTCctataaagagaaaatttaaaagcCAGGTTCCTAACTATAAAGATGCAAAAACGTAATATCCATGAAGATCCTATTACCTAGGAAGAATTTGACATTTTGCTGCGAATGCTGTGTTGGGATTGATTTATTCTTGGAGTGTTCTGCATGGCTGGCAAAGAATAATGTTCCAAAATCGGTCCATCTCCCAAGGGGTccaatttttcttcctgggtGTCAGCGAGCCCTGACTCACTACAGTGCAGCTGACAGGGGCTGCCATGCTTGTGGCACACtaagcaaaaaacaaaagacCTAAGGACGACCTTTGAACAACACAAAGGATGGGTatgtttttcatgttatttttttttaatatacaattCATAGCCACTGCATAGCCTCTGCTTTATTAGACTTACCATAGACTTACCTTGATGTGATTTGTGATTACAGTTAAATTGCTTAGGGATTACACCTTTTACCCaactgtttttcagtatttattaaggcattctttaagaaaatctgagtaaagaaaacaatgtgaaaaGTAGTTGAGTCAAGCTAGggatttttaaatgattgttgaaataaagattttagCATGATTGAAAGAAATGACTGATGTGTGGGGGGATAACTTTTctaagttgtttttatttccaggtTTCAATGTAATTAGGCTACTGAGCGGATCAGCTGTAGCTCTGGTAATAGCCCCTACTGTATTACTGACAatgctttcttctgctgaacGAGGATGCCCTAAGGGCTGTAGGTGTGAAGGCAAAATGGTATATTGTGAATCTCAGAAATTGCAGGAGATTCCCTCAAGTATATCTGCTGGTTGTTTAGGTTTGTCCCTTCGATATAACAGCCTCCAAAAACTAAAATACAATCAATTTAAAGGTCTTAATCAACTCACCTGGCTCTATTTAGACCATAACCACATCAGCAATATTGACGAAAATGCTTTCAATGGAATACGCAGACTAAAAGAGTTGATCTTGAGTTCCAACAGAATCTCCTATTTTCTTAATAATACCTTCAGACCTGTGACAAATCTCCGGAATTTGGATCTGTCATACAATCAGCTGCAGTCTCTGGGATCTGAACAGTTCAGGGGCTTAAGGAAGCTGCTGAGTTTACATTTGCGGTCCAATTCCCTAAGAACCATCCCTGTTCGAATATTTCAAGACTGTAGGAACCTTGAACTGTTGGACCTGGGTTATAATCGCATCCGAAGTTTAGCAAGAAATGTCTTTGCAGGCATGATCAGACTGAAAGAGCTTCATCTGGAGCACAATCAATTTTCTAAGCTCAACCTGGCACTTTTTCCAAGGCTAGTCAGCCTTCAAAACCTTTATTTACAGTGGAATAAAATCAGTGTGATAGGACAAACTATGTCCTGGACCTGGAGCTCATTACAAAGACTTGATTTATCTGGCAATGAAATAGAAGCTTTCAGTGGACCTAGTGTTTTTCAGTGTGTGCCCAATTTACAGCGCCTCAACCTGGATTCAAACAAGCTCACATTTATTGGTCAAGAAATTTTGGACTCTTGGATATCCCTCAATGACATCAGCCTTGCTGGGAATATATGGGAATGCAGCAGAAACATTTGCTCTCTGGTAAACTGGCTTAAAAGTTTTAAAGGGCTGAGggaaaatacaattatttgtGCCAGCCCCAAAGAACTGCAGGGGGTGAATGTTGTTGATGCAGTGAAAAACTACAGCATCTGTGGCAAAAGTACCACGGAAAGGTTTGAACTAGCACGAGCTCTCCCAAAGCCAACGTTTAAACCAAAACTCACCAGGCCTAAACATGACAGCaagccccccctgcccccaaCTATTGGAGCCACTGAATCAAGCTCCGAACCTGAGCATGACACAGAACACATCTCCTTCCATAAAATCATTGCAGGGAGCGTGGCCCTTTTCTTGTCTGTGCTTGTGATCCTGCTGGTAATATATGTGTCATGGAAGCGTTACCCAGCCAGtatgaagcagctgcagcagcgctCTCTCATGCGAaggcacaggaaaaagaaaagacagtcaCTGAAGCAAATGACTCCAAGCACACAGGAATTTTATGTAGATTACAAACCTACCAACACTGAAACCAGTGAGATGCTGCTGAATGGAGCAGGACCCTGCACGTATAACAAATCAGGCTCCAGGGAATGCGAGGTATGAACCATTGTGataaaagagcttttaaaagcTGGGAAATAGTGGTGCTTTATTGAACTCTAGGGACTATAAAGGGAAcgtttttctcacttttctggCACAGCTCTTCCATGTCACTTTTTTGTACATTCATAATACTGGTCATTTTACTCTCATACATAATCAACTCATTGAAATTTAAATACCGCAATCAATGTTAAGCCTGAGCTCTGGTTTAATACAATACCTATTGTACAAACCCTCTCCTGATTTCATTAAagtcttgcttgtttttaaatagaaaacttcTTTCATAACTAATCCACTGCACCTGCAGTGAGTGTGCCTCTGTTTAGGGAGAAAAatgacaatgaagaaaaaaaaatcaaacccagctcccttcccCCAAACTAACCCTAGCCCATGCTCTGAAACTCATTTTTTGAgccaaaaacaaattaaagaccCAGGTGCTGTAGTATCATAGGAATTCTGACTTCTCTGAGGCAAGAGATGGTgcagaaacagctctgaaagaaTGCCTGATTTCTGCCCAGCACAAGATACAATAAAAAGCCAGGGATGAGCTAAAGCACCGTCTTAGGACTTGAGTTATCACACCAAAAGCAAAGTAGTGAGAAACCCGAgcctaataaaaatattgaaataaaaaaggtgGGCTTTACCCTACTGCATTATAACAGTTTTTCTAAGGCTGATAACTACTAACGGTAACCTGTTTATGCGACCTCATACAAAAGGTGCCAGTGTTTATCCCTTATATCCAGTTGCCTTTCAGAAAGTAGTCAAAAGGCATTCATTAAATGAGGAGCAGAAATTCCTTATTGATGCAATTAGAGGAACTCAAATGTGCAGTAGCAAAAGCAAGACCACTTCCTGCACACATTTGTTCAAGTGCTCATTAGAAATTCTCTTTTCAAGACTGTCAAAGACATTAATGTAGCTGAGGAAACAATGaaatctgtcattttcttctatttctttcaatttgCTGGGCTGGGCTTTTAGGGTTTTGTGATGCATTTTGTACACTGTCTCTCTAATAACTAAATAAAGCTTCATTATGTATAAAGGAAAACAGTGTACATTTTAGAAACACAGCAACTGCAAGAGAGCTTTCAGAGAAAATTGGTTGCTCACTGATCTAAGAAGATTGCATCCAAAAATCTTTAAAGGAATCAGTAACAAATTATGTTTCTCTCTTAGCAATACCCTGATAACATTACAAGAATTCAGATACTCATTTTGAATGTGGAGTCATTCATCAGTGGCTCTGgacaaaattcagatttggAACCTGGCTACTCCCTGCCTTCCCACTCCCAAAGTCATCTAATTGTGTTTATTGCATTAGAATATAACATCCCCCatatatctggaaaaaaaaaaatcatgcatcCTATATATTTTGATGATCTTTTGAACAGGAcgatgttgtttgtttgttttttcattcttgaaATAATTCAGCAGCACCCATATAGAAGTAGAGTCAGTAATGTAATTATGTCTATTTTGTAACTTGATTTGGCTTAGTAAACTGCACGTCTTCAATCACTTGGGAGGGAGTGTTTCTACAAAGCAGTTTCATTGCAGCAAactaaaaaaagcaaaaccttaCCAGGATGTTCTCCTACATTTTTACTAGAAAAAATAGTAATCACAGCCAATCACCTTGAGATATGCTAGAtatgataaaaacaaagctataaagcatttccttaaaaagaattaatatacttgaaggtttttttgttgtgctggtggtttgtttttttcacgtAGTGAAACCATTCTCATTTTCAAGGACTCAAGTGAGAAAATAACCAAGAGCAGGAGCTTGAGACTACCCTGAATCCTGCAACACTGAGACCCCACGTTATTCAATACAAATAGGATCCCCATCAATTATTAATGGAAGTGCTTAAGACATTTTAGCAGCAATGAGCAGACTATGACTTTTAAGTTTAATTGTAGTTTAAAAGTTGCTACTAAAAGtcaatataaattaaattacctTAGCTGTTACAGGATTCAGTTTTCTACCAGCAGGTCTTGGTTATCCCTGTGCTGAAGGATTATACTTTGCTGTAAACTTAGTGGTAAGAACCATCTCTTTACTTCTATAGGCTTCAGTGTCTGCATGATGACTAAT
Proteins encoded in this region:
- the LRRTM3 gene encoding leucine-rich repeat transmembrane neuronal protein 3 isoform X2; translation: MGFNVIRLLSGSAVALVIAPTVLLTMLSSAERGCPKGCRCEGKMVYCESQKLQEIPSSISAGCLGLSLRYNSLQKLKYNQFKGLNQLTWLYLDHNHISNIDENAFNGIRRLKELILSSNRISYFLNNTFRPVTNLRNLDLSYNQLQSLGSEQFRGLRKLLSLHLRSNSLRTIPVRIFQDCRNLELLDLGYNRIRSLARNVFAGMIRLKELHLEHNQFSKLNLALFPRLVSLQNLYLQWNKISVIGQTMSWTWSSLQRLDLSGNEIEAFSGPSVFQCVPNLQRLNLDSNKLTFIGQEILDSWISLNDISLAGNIWECSRNICSLVNWLKSFKGLRENTIICASPKELQGVNVVDAVKNYSICGKSTTERFELARALPKPTFKPKLTRPKHDSKPPLPPTIGATESSSEPEHDTEHISFHKIIAGSVALFLSVLVILLVIYVSWKRYPASMKQLQQRSLMRRHRKKKRQSLKQMTPSTQEFYVDYKPTNTETSEMLLNGAGPCTYNKSGSRECEIPLAMNVSTFLAYDQPTISYCGVHHELLAHKAYDSNAREETVETHLETDLDLSTITTAARIKEHSQQLA
- the LRRTM3 gene encoding leucine-rich repeat transmembrane neuronal protein 3 isoform X1: MTDVWGDNFSKLFLFPGFNVIRLLSGSAVALVIAPTVLLTMLSSAERGCPKGCRCEGKMVYCESQKLQEIPSSISAGCLGLSLRYNSLQKLKYNQFKGLNQLTWLYLDHNHISNIDENAFNGIRRLKELILSSNRISYFLNNTFRPVTNLRNLDLSYNQLQSLGSEQFRGLRKLLSLHLRSNSLRTIPVRIFQDCRNLELLDLGYNRIRSLARNVFAGMIRLKELHLEHNQFSKLNLALFPRLVSLQNLYLQWNKISVIGQTMSWTWSSLQRLDLSGNEIEAFSGPSVFQCVPNLQRLNLDSNKLTFIGQEILDSWISLNDISLAGNIWECSRNICSLVNWLKSFKGLRENTIICASPKELQGVNVVDAVKNYSICGKSTTERFELARALPKPTFKPKLTRPKHDSKPPLPPTIGATESSSEPEHDTEHISFHKIIAGSVALFLSVLVILLVIYVSWKRYPASMKQLQQRSLMRRHRKKKRQSLKQMTPSTQEFYVDYKPTNTETSEMLLNGAGPCTYNKSGSRECEIPLAMNVSTFLAYDQPTISYCGVHHELLAHKAYDSNAREETVETHLETDLDLSTITTAARIKEHSQQLA